The DNA sequence tcgtacttcaacctgatggatgtgatgatccatgacactcatcatcacccttccttatgaacgcgtgcctgacaaccacctccgttctatctgcgagagcttgagtgtgtatctcttggcctcttggttcatgacgcatggttgcctttcctgacaacagagccttccattctgtgagatcagagtcttcgtggtataagctagaatcaattgacagcattcttgagatccggaaagtctaaaccttgtgtgtggtattccgagtaggatctgggatgggatgactgtgacgagctttaaactcgtgactgttgggcgcaatgacagtgtgaaaaaggatcaatggatcttattccgacacaatcgagaaccgacagctgattagccatgcgggaaaccgtagcggacatgttttcattgagaggacggatggtagccattgacaacggtgatccactaacatacagcttgccatggaatgtaGTACGCATAATTGGATCAGGACAATAGGAACGCAGAGGCTcaaagggaacaaagcatctccatacgcatatctgaaattcccatcaatgaattgcataagtatatctatcctattttatgttttatttctcttttaattatcaaaaccttataaccaattgaatccgcctgactgagatttacaagatgaccatagcttgcttcaagccgacaatctccgtaggatcgacccttactcacgtaaggtattacttggatgacccagtacacttgctggtcagctgcacggagttgtgagagaagtgtgaactcacgattttgtgtaccaagtttttggcgctgttgccggggatcgttcgagtttggacaactgacggttcatcttgttgcttagattaggtaatttttaaaaaattttcaaaaaaaaaaatttctaatttttcgaaaatttttaaaaaaatttttctaattttcaaaaatttttcaaaaaaaaattttaataaaatcataaaaaccaaaaaaaattttttgtgtttcttgtttgagtctagagtctaattttaagtttgatttcaattgcatgtttttatttttctagcatttttcgaaaattcatgcatatgttcttcttgatcttcaagttgttcttgatgattgtctttgtttgatcttgtgattttcttgttttgagtcctttcttgtttttcatatgcatttttaatttgttagtgtctaagcattaaaaatttctaagtttggtgccttgcatgtgtttctttttttaaaaatttttcaaaaataagttcttgatgttcatcatgatcttcaaagtgttcttggtattcatcttgacattcaaagtgtttttACATACATTAttggttttgatcttaattttgtatgttttgagtcattttgttgtttttctctttcttcattaaaattcaaaaatcaaaaaaatatcttttccctattttacttataaatttcgaaattttgggttgacttagtcaaaaatttaaaaaaaatagttgtttcttattagtcaagtcaaaatttcaatttaaaaattctatgttttcaaatctttttcaaaactcaaatctttttcatttttcttcttaatattttcaaaaatttaaaaattgattctcaaaatcttttttttatttttatttcatattttcgaaaaccttgctaacaattaaggatttgattcaaaaaatttcaagtttgttactttcttattaagaaatgttcaatatttaaattctagaatcatatcttttagtttctttttagtcaagtcatcaattttaatcttaaaaatcaaatcttttttttatctctttttcaatcaaatctttttcaaataatatctttttcaaacttaatttcaaatttttttttctaacttcttatcttttcaaaagttattttcaaatctttttcaattaactacttttctctctctaattttcaaaaaccactaacaactttttcaaaaacctctttaattaactaattgttttaaactcttattttattttattcctttcttaattttcgaatactaactaatatttaaaataaaaataaaaatattttttccttttcttttatttaatattcaaatttctcgtctctctcatctctttctttttatttatttatttactaacacttatcTCCTTCTTAAAATTCgtaccctctctccctctctctgttcgaattctctttattttctctctacctcattcttctcttcttctcttcttctactcacataaaggaatactatactgtgacatagaggattcctcttcttttctattctcttctttttcacatgagcaggaacaaggataaagatattcttgttgaagtcgatcctgaacctgaaaggactttgaagaggaagctaagagaagttaaagcacaactctctggagaagacctgacagaaattctcgaaaaagaagaagacatggcaaccaaaaataacaacaacaatgcaaggaagatgcttgatgACTATGCTGCACCAACTTCGAACTTCTagggaagaagcatctcaattcctgccattggagcaaacaactttgagcttaagcctcaattagtttctctaatgcagcagaactgcaagtttcatggacttccatcagaagatcctcatcagttcttatttgaattcttgtagatctgtgatactgttaagatcaatggggttgatcccgaggtctacagacttatgctttttccctttgctgtaagagatagagctaggacatggttggactcacaacctagagaaagcttgaactcttgggacaagttggtcaatgctttcttgatcaaattctttccacctcaaaagatgagtaagctcagagtggacgtccaaaccttcagacagaaagaaggtgaatccctctatgaagcttgggaaagatacaagcaattaaccaaaagatatccttctgacatgtttctagaatggagcatcatatgtatattctatgatggtctttctgagttatccaagatgtcattggaccactctgctggtggatctcttcatctgaaaatgcctgcagaagcccaggaactcattgaaatagttgcaaataaccagttcattggtgcatgaaattgcaatcacacttgcaattccgcaagtgcactgggtcgtccaagtaataacttacgtgagtaagggtcgatctcacggagattgtcggcttgaagtaagctatggttaccttgtaactcttagtcaggagattgaTAATGAAAAGGGTTTTTGTTTGTAAtgtaataaaagagcatgaaataaaaggtacttatgattcaataatggagaacaggttggagttttggagatgttttgtcatatgaatctctgctttcctactatcttcttcttcacgcacgtaaggctccttccatggcaagctgtatgtagagtgtcaccgttgtcaatggctacttcccatcctctcagtgaaaattctccatgtgcgctgtcaccgcatggctaatcatctgtcggctctcgatcatgttggaatagaatctagtgatccttttacgtctgtcactacgcccaacactcgcgagtttgaagctcatcacagtcattccttcccagatcctattcagaataccacagaaaaggtttagactttccgaatctcaggaatggctgccaataattctagcttataccacgaagactctggatgCACAAGTTCgaacactctgttgtcaggagaggtactcaaattcgtgaaccaggaacccaagagatacacattcaatctaagatagaacgaaggtgattgtcaggcacatgttcataagttgagaatggtgatgagtgtcacggatcatcacattcatcatgtttaagtgcgaatgaacatcttagaacggaaacaagcgtgattgaatagaaaacagtggtaattgcattaatccatcgagacacagcagagctcctcacccccaacaatggagtttagagactcatgccatagagatacaatgtaaaacgtgaaaatgtcatgaggtacaaaataaatctctaaaattagtttttatactcaactagtaacctaggtttacagaaaatgagtaaactaagataggtagtgcagaaatccacttctggggcctacttggtgtgtgcttgtgctgagcattggagctttcacgtgcataggctattcttggagttaaacgccagctttggtgccagtttgggcgtttaactccaacttttatgccagctctggcgttttgacgccagaagagggcagagagctggcattttgacgccaatttacgtcgtcaaaacgtgctcaaagtatggactatcatatattgttgaaaagccttggatgtctactttccaacgcaattgggagcacgccatttgaagttctgtagctctagaaaattcacttcgagtgcagggaggtcagaatccaacaacatctacagtcctttttcagcctctgaatcagatttttgctcaggtccctcaatttcaaccagaaaatacctgaaatcatagaaaaacacacaaattcatagcaaagtccagaaatatgattttttcacaaaaactaataaacatatactaaaaagtggctaaatcctactaaaaactatttgaaaatacccccaaaaagcgtataaaatatccgctcatcattcatgtacacttctgagagaaatcctgtgaataatggggtgactcagaagaaagtagttcttgagattgatactctgaatgccatattggctcagaacaaaatattaactcagcaagtcaatatgatttattAGCAAAAactcttcgtggtataagctagaatcaattggcagcattcttgagatccggaaagtttaaaccttatctgtggtattccgagtaggatctgggatgggatgactatgacgagcttcaaactcgtgactgttgagcgcagtgacagtgtgcaaaaggataaatggatcttattctgacacaatcgagaaccgacagctgattagccatgcgggaaaccgtagcggacatattttcactgagagaacggatggtagccattgacaacggtgatccaccaacatacagcttgccatggaagggagtacgcatgattggataaggacaataggaaagcagaggctcagagggaacaaagcatctcggtacgcttatctgaaattcccaccaaggaattgcataagtatctctatcctattttatgttttatttctcttttaattatcaaaacctcataaccatttgaatctgcctgactgagatttacaagatgaccataggttgcttcaagccgacaatctccgtaggatcgacccttactcacgtaaggtattacttggacgacccagtgcacttgctggtcagctgtgcaGAGTTGTGAGAGAAGTGTGAACTCACGATTTCGCGTACCAATAACATTGGTTGAGGTCTGTGATTGTTGTGTCAGTGGAAGCTAAGCATGCTTAGTAACAGGAATTTCAGTCTATTCATCTGGAGCAGCTACTGCTACTGCAGGTAGTGTCTGTATGGGCTGAATGTGATCTATTTTTCTGCTTCCAAACCAGGTGCAGGTTGTGGTGGTTGAACAGCTACAAACTGCAACTGCATTGTCCTTGCTTTCTCTTGAGCATTGTCTTGCTTTTTCTTGCTGCAAGTTCTCTTATTGTAGCCCAGCTCTCCACAGTACATGCACCGAATTGGAGCATACTTCCTTTTCATTTTTGTCTTCGTGCCAGTGGATCCTTCAGCCTTGTCCTTCCTTCTATTTGTTGTTGGTCTGCCTGGTTTACGTTTGATAGGAAGTGGAACAGGTGCAGGAGAACCAGTTTTCTCCCATAGATCTTGTCCCTTGATGGGATTAACATTGAATTGGTATGTTCTTCTGTACGCCTCCATAGTTAACCATTCGTGGTAATACTCCTCAGGCctcttatcatttttttcttgaaTGGCTGATATTGCGTGCATACAAGGCATTCCTATATATTtcacaaaaaataatttcattcaGTTAAGTATGTATCATGGTATGCATCTGAAAGAAGAAATCAGTTATGAATTCAACCTGTAAACTGCCAAAACCTGCAGGAGCAAGTATGGTTCCCCAAATCTACCACCATATTAGTAGGCCATCCTTGAACTTCGTAGACTTCCTCTTTCGCATCACCCGACCAGTAGGGAACCCAGTTTCTAGATAACTTAATAAGAGATTCTAGCCTACTTTGCTGAACTGGAGTAAGTATTCCTTGATAACTCAGAAGCTTCAGTCTATTGTCAGACATGCTTTTCATAACCATTCTACGTACCTCCTCTGCAAAGCTCAAAATAGGCTTACCTCTATCATGCTTGGTCTTTGCATTGAAGGATTCACAAGCGTTGTTGCATATGTTGTCCACCTTTGGCCCTTCACTGAAATAGGCTTTGGTCCAAGCTTCCTTCGGCCACTTGGCTAAGTATTCCCAAGCTTGTTGATTAATCCTCTTGACTCTAGTCATATTCCTTTCGAACTCA is a window from the Arachis hypogaea cultivar Tifrunner chromosome 1, arahy.Tifrunner.gnm2.J5K5, whole genome shotgun sequence genome containing:
- the LOC114924168 gene encoding uncharacterized protein; translation: MTRVKRINQQAWEYLAKWPKEAWTKAYFSEGPKVDNICNNACESFNAKTKHDRGKPILSFAEEVRRMVMKSMSDNRLKLLSYQGILTPVQQSRLESLIKLSRNWVPYWSGDAKEEVYEVQGWPTNMVVDLGNHTCSCRFWQFTGMPCMHAISAIQEKNDKRPEEYYHEWLTMEAYRRTYQFNVNPIKGQDLWEKTGSPAPVPLPIKRKPGRPTTNRRKDKAEGSTGTKTKMKRKYAPIRCMYCGELGYNKRTCSKKKQDNAQEKARTMQLQFVAVQPPQPAPGLEAEK